In one Erythrobacteraceae bacterium WH01K genomic region, the following are encoded:
- a CDS encoding GSU2403 family nucleotidyltransferase fold protein has protein sequence MDDEKQTQLEEYKAAKIALKERRDGAKDALGESSRIARALRLPLLSADAGPILREADRRSLLGSHLLVVGTNAMAAYSLEAAGTFRDVPDETEDFDLAWAADEPEYGTQLWDMLKAVDPTFTINTEREFQARNAKAYEVELLVAPSRVETLAGKDRPRPVPLPEQEWLLPGRRVDQVVPCRDGTPARIVAPDPRWFALHKLWLGAQAKRDPLKRRKDLVQGAALLDAISEAMPHYPLDEEFLEGLPSELMPYWLEWRQHKT, from the coding sequence TTGGACGATGAAAAGCAAACCCAGCTGGAAGAATACAAGGCTGCAAAGATTGCTTTGAAGGAGCGTCGGGACGGTGCGAAGGACGCTCTTGGCGAAAGCAGCCGGATTGCCCGTGCGCTGCGCTTGCCGCTCCTCTCGGCGGACGCAGGTCCTATCCTTCGAGAGGCAGACAGACGCTCCCTACTTGGCAGCCACCTGCTTGTGGTCGGCACAAACGCGATGGCCGCTTACTCGCTCGAAGCGGCGGGAACTTTCCGAGACGTGCCGGACGAAACAGAGGACTTTGATCTCGCTTGGGCGGCTGACGAACCGGAATACGGAACGCAGCTTTGGGACATGCTCAAAGCGGTTGACCCGACTTTCACGATCAATACCGAACGGGAATTTCAGGCGCGCAATGCCAAGGCCTATGAAGTCGAATTGCTGGTCGCGCCATCGCGTGTTGAAACGCTCGCCGGAAAGGATCGGCCACGACCCGTTCCTCTACCCGAACAGGAATGGCTCTTGCCCGGTCGGCGGGTGGACCAGGTCGTTCCTTGCCGCGATGGCACTCCGGCTCGAATAGTCGCGCCTGACCCGCGGTGGTTTGCCCTTCACAAGCTCTGGCTTGGTGCGCAGGCAAAGCGGGACCCGCTCAAACGCCGCAAGGATTTGGTGCAGGGCGCTGCGTTGCTCGACGCAATATCTGAGGCAATGCCGCACTACCCGCTAGACGAAGAGTTCTTGGAAGGTCTGCCTAGCGAATTGATGCCCTATTGGCTCGAATGGAGGCAGCATAAGACATAG
- a CDS encoding tyrosine-type recombinase/integrase, whose amino-acid sequence MGHSRFDTTPRHRPAWNAGKNAGTKRPLTQKQIWTIRFHLGRDGRLSDKALFDLAIDSKLRGCDLVKIKIGDVVTGADTCNRATVIQQKTNRPVQFELTADVRATLLAWLERRGGSTDDYLFPSRVDQNDHLGTRQYARLVDEWVSAIGLRKAEYGTHSLRRPKAAMIYRATGNIRAIQILLGHTRIENTVRYLGVDVEDALLLAERTEI is encoded by the coding sequence ATGGGACACTCACGATTTGATACGACACCGCGCCATCGTCCAGCATGGAACGCTGGTAAGAATGCAGGCACGAAGCGTCCGCTGACCCAGAAGCAAATTTGGACGATCCGCTTTCATCTCGGTCGCGATGGACGCTTGAGCGACAAGGCTCTTTTCGATCTCGCCATCGACAGCAAGCTGCGCGGTTGCGACCTGGTGAAGATCAAGATCGGTGATGTTGTAACAGGTGCTGATACTTGCAATCGGGCCACTGTCATCCAGCAAAAGACCAACCGGCCGGTGCAGTTCGAACTCACTGCCGATGTGCGAGCCACGCTACTAGCGTGGCTGGAACGCCGAGGCGGCTCGACAGACGACTATCTTTTTCCGAGCCGAGTCGACCAAAATGACCACTTGGGCACGCGACAGTATGCACGTCTGGTCGACGAATGGGTGAGCGCGATCGGACTACGCAAGGCCGAGTATGGCACCCACTCGCTACGGCGACCAAAGGCAGCGATGATCTACCGCGCCACTGGCAACATCCGAGCTATCCAGATCCTACTTGGCCACACCAGGATCGAGAATACGGTCCGTTACCTCGGCGTTGATGTTGAAGACGCCCTGCTGCTGGCCGAACGGACGGAAATCTAA
- a CDS encoding endo-1,4-beta-xylanase, producing the protein MANWACATFPISHSMKRRRFLQSIAGSLTLAMPGPSLAASQRVIPSLAELAGRKGLTFGSAVSRTALRDPAYAELVKRHCAMLVGENAFKWKYLEPRPRNVEQDEAEWIAAFARRVDMQLRGHCFLWNHTERMPPWLVDSARSLDRRDYRRLTRHMWRHGARLARLFPQISHWDAINEAIDPATGRMRETPFTRILGSRFFDIAFRILHEKHPEAQLVYNDTMGWEANGTHRNGVLRLLEGALARGVPIHALGIQSHIGKTLGELRNERAWRDFLGEVQGLGLDIHLTEFDCSDRNVETSERAIRDRETAAHAKGYLDLTLDFPSVRQLLVWSLSDGPSYMNRPSYPDWRRRDDGRAMRGHPFDETLRPKLLYFAMANALRHAPLRVSQRPVGSTGSA; encoded by the coding sequence TTGGCCAACTGGGCGTGCGCTACGTTCCCGATTAGCCATTCGATGAAGCGCAGACGCTTTCTCCAATCCATCGCCGGCAGCCTGACGCTGGCCATGCCGGGCCCAAGTCTCGCGGCATCGCAGCGGGTCATTCCATCCCTCGCCGAACTGGCCGGACGCAAAGGCTTAACCTTCGGAAGCGCGGTATCGCGAACCGCTCTTAGAGATCCCGCCTATGCCGAACTGGTCAAGCGCCATTGCGCGATGCTGGTCGGCGAAAACGCGTTCAAGTGGAAATATCTCGAACCGCGCCCACGCAACGTTGAGCAGGACGAGGCCGAGTGGATCGCCGCGTTCGCGAGGCGCGTCGACATGCAACTGCGCGGGCATTGCTTTCTCTGGAATCATACTGAACGGATGCCGCCGTGGCTTGTGGATAGCGCACGCTCGCTGGACCGGCGCGACTATCGGCGACTGACCCGGCACATGTGGCGACATGGCGCACGACTCGCGCGCCTCTTCCCGCAGATCAGTCATTGGGACGCGATCAACGAAGCGATCGATCCGGCGACCGGGCGGATGCGTGAAACGCCTTTCACGCGCATCCTCGGCTCGCGCTTTTTCGACATCGCATTCCGCATCCTGCACGAAAAGCATCCCGAAGCGCAGCTGGTCTACAACGACACCATGGGGTGGGAAGCCAACGGCACACACCGCAATGGCGTATTGCGATTGCTCGAAGGTGCGCTGGCACGGGGCGTTCCGATCCACGCGCTCGGCATCCAAAGCCACATCGGCAAGACACTGGGCGAACTGCGTAACGAACGCGCGTGGCGCGATTTCCTCGGGGAAGTACAAGGCCTGGGGCTCGACATACATCTGACCGAGTTCGATTGCAGCGACCGCAATGTCGAGACGTCCGAACGGGCCATTCGGGATCGCGAGACCGCCGCGCACGCCAAGGGATATCTCGATCTCACGCTGGACTTTCCGAGCGTCCGCCAGCTGCTGGTGTGGTCTCTTAGCGACGGCCCTAGCTATATGAACCGCCCGAGCTATCCCGACTGGCGTCGTCGCGATGACGGCCGCGCGATGCGCGGCCATCCGTTCGATGAGACGTTGCGGCCCAAGCTACTCTACTTCGCGATGGCGAACGCCTTGCGCCATGCCCCACTGCGAGTTAGCCAACGACCGGTGGGGTCTACCGGTTCTGCTTAG